AGATGAGGGTTGATTTTCCGGCGTTTGGAAAACCCGCGATGCCGACATCGGCAAGAAGTTTCAGTTCAAGAAAAATTTCGGATTTCTCTCCCTCCGCGCCGTCGTAAGCCGTGCGCGGGGCTTGATTGGTTGAGGTGGCAAAGCCGCAGTTTCCGCGCCCTCCGCGCCCGCCTTTTGCCGCCGCCACCTCCCGCCCCTCCGTGCTGAGGTCCGCTATTATTGCGCCCGCCTTCTCCCGCCGGACAACAGTTCCCACCGGAACGTTTATGACAACATCCCCGCCGTTTCCGCCGTTTTTGTTTCCGCCCCCGCCGTGCCCTCCGCGCCCGGCGCGGTAATGCCTCTTGTAGCGGCAGTCAAGGAGCGAGCGCACACCGGCAACGGCGCGCACAATCACATCCCCGCCGTTTCCGCCGTTTCCGCCGTCCGGCCCGCCCCTCGGAACGTGTTTCTCGCGCCTGAAACTGACGCACCCGTTTCCGCCCCCGCCGGACTCAACAAAGATTTTCGCCTCGTCAATGAATTGAATCATACGGCACGTATTATAATGGACTTGCGCGCCCGCCGTTTCCGCCGGGCTTTGTTGACAAAGGCGGGGGGCTTTAATCACACTAACCCGTATGAGAAATTCCCTTGCGGCAATAATGGTTGTCTGCCTTGTTGCCGGGTGCGGCGGGAGAGGGGGCGGCGCGCAGGTTGTCCGCCCCGCGCCTCAGTCCGTCCCCCGGCCCGTTACATCTGCGCCGGTGGCTTCTCCGGATGAGAGTGAGAGGGCGGACATAGACGCGCTTGAAGCCTTTTACGGCGGATATTTCCGGGGCTCTCTGGCGAACGCGCCGTTCAGTCTTGTCAATCTGGACAGGGCGTATGCGAATATCTATAACTCAAGCGGGGCGGTGGCGGCGGGGAGGCCGGGCAACGGGGCGACCATCGGGTTTATTGACACCGGCTTGGATGCGTTGCATCCGGCGTTTGCGGGCAAAAGGGTGTCCGCCACATACCTTCAGGGAACTTATGAGGGGTCTGACCTGCGGGACGCCTCGCACGGGACCCGCGTTGCGAGCGTGGCGGCGGGAGTGAGGCGGTTCTGGCTGCTTGGCGACAGTCTGGTAACTTCCGAGGGCGTTGCTCCGGGAGCGGATATCCGGATGTTTGCCGTGCCTCTCGGCAGCGGGTCGCCGGTGGTTGCCGCTCCGACTGAAAGTCAACTGCTGGGAGGGGGGATTGATGACGCCGAGCCGTTTGTTGAGGCTCTCAAACCCTCTCTGAGTGTGGATGTGCTGAATATGAGTTTTGGCATTCGCAGCAATGTTGAGCATTACACTGAGTCGGCGCTTCGCGCGGGGCTTGGCAAGACCATAGAAGCCCTTTCGCAGGCGGGGCGTCCCGAAAAGGCAATTCTTGTATGGGCGGGCGGCAACGAAAACGGGCTGTTGTGCGTGGACGGGTCGCCGGGTTGTGAAAGCAGTGGTTTTTTTGACGGCGGGTCGCCGGGTTTGCTGTCGGGGCTGCATGCAAAAATATCGGAGTTGCAGGGTCACAGCGTTGTGGTCGTGGCAACACGGCCTGACGGGAGGATTGCCGATTTTTCCAACAGGTGCGGAATTGCCGCCGATTGGTGCATAGCCGCTCCGGGCGAGAGTATCTGGGTTGCCTTCTCTTATGAAAGGTCGGACGGCAGTGTGTCAAGACTCCTGAGTTTGCGTGACGGCACATCTTTTTCCGCCCCGATAGTTGCGGGCGGTCTCGCCCTGATGAAACAGCAGTTTCGCGGGAATTTGAGCAATGTTCAGTTGCTTGAAAGAATGTTTGCCACGGCGGATAAGACCGGCATATACGAGCGGGCGGGGGAGAATGCGGGCGGCGCAATTTACGGGCAGGGGCTGCTTGACCTCGGAGCCGCCACAGAGCCGGTTAGGACTGTGGGAACGGACGCAAGCGGAGCGGGGTTTGTAAACGAGGAAAGCGTCCGGCGGTTTGTTCCGCTGTCCGGCACGGGCATTGAAACGGCCGGGGCGTTCGGAGACGGAATTGCCCGCGCTTTTGCCGGAAGGGAGATCGCGGGCTTTGACTCCCTCGGAGCGCCGTTCTGGTATCCGCTTGAGGGGTTCGCCGTGAAAACCGAAATATCCGCAGTCCGCGGGCAACTGCTTGAATTTGTTGATTTCTCAACCGGCGGGAAAACGGCGGGGAAGGGCGGTGTTTCCGCTCCCCTGTTTACGGATGAAAACGGGCGGGGAAAAGGTTTCGGCGCGGCGGGCGGCGGGCGGATTTCCCCGGTTTATGTCTCAATGGCGAGGGGAGGAATAAAAGAGTCCGGCCGCCTGAATAAATCGGGTCATCTGTCTTTCGTGGAAAACCCCGTTTCCTTCGGTGTGGAGTCCGACAATTTTGCC
This Candidatus Dadabacteria bacterium DNA region includes the following protein-coding sequences:
- the obgE gene encoding GTPase ObgE is translated as MIQFIDEAKIFVESGGGGNGCVSFRREKHVPRGGPDGGNGGNGGDVIVRAVAGVRSLLDCRYKRHYRAGRGGHGGGGNKNGGNGGDVVINVPVGTVVRREKAGAIIADLSTEGREVAAAKGGRGGRGNCGFATSTNQAPRTAYDGAEGEKSEIFLELKLLADVGIAGFPNAGKSTLISKASAAKPKIADYPFTTLVPNLGVVRWGDHKTFTMADIPGIIPGAHKGSGLGLRFLRHVERTRVIVHMIDVSPFSGRDPLEDYAAINSELRLYGAALADKPQIIALNKTDIPEAAEKAAQLAEFFKGKGIRAEAISAATGAGVRALINSVGEMLEQEEAGLP
- a CDS encoding S8 family serine peptidase translates to MRNSLAAIMVVCLVAGCGGRGGGAQVVRPAPQSVPRPVTSAPVASPDESERADIDALEAFYGGYFRGSLANAPFSLVNLDRAYANIYNSSGAVAAGRPGNGATIGFIDTGLDALHPAFAGKRVSATYLQGTYEGSDLRDASHGTRVASVAAGVRRFWLLGDSLVTSEGVAPGADIRMFAVPLGSGSPVVAAPTESQLLGGGIDDAEPFVEALKPSLSVDVLNMSFGIRSNVEHYTESALRAGLGKTIEALSQAGRPEKAILVWAGGNENGLLCVDGSPGCESSGFFDGGSPGLLSGLHAKISELQGHSVVVVATRPDGRIADFSNRCGIAADWCIAAPGESIWVAFSYERSDGSVSRLLSLRDGTSFSAPIVAGGLALMKQQFRGNLSNVQLLERMFATADKTGIYERAGENAGGAIYGQGLLDLGAATEPVRTVGTDASGAGFVNEESVRRFVPLSGTGIETAGAFGDGIARAFAGREIAGFDSLGAPFWYPLEGFAVKTEISAVRGQLLEFVDFSTGGKTAGKGGVSAPLFTDENGRGKGFGAAGGGRISPVYVSMARGGIKESGRLNKSGHLSFVENPVSFGVESDNFAVSAFASDEREERGARGAVVSYRMSNLPFSFRSGYISESNSALGATAEGAFGGVSARAAFASVGWDYEAGDWQIVADAEMGIAAPEAGYGLISGVSRLKTSSFSAGVIRRFSGGSAVRVSVSSPLRVESGRMGFSIPTGRTPEGTILREAVTANLEPTGRQMDFSAQVVAQTRMGRVSIGGVASREPGHDENADTALSLLAGYVMDF